A segment of the bacterium genome:
CGCGCGGCGGAAAGCCGCTGCCACGGGGCCGTTGAGGCCGTCCTCTGTAGGGGCACCCCTTGCGGGTGCCCAAGGCAAGTCGATTGCAACTTCCGCAGATTGGACGACCGCAAGGGTCGCCCCTACAAGGCAAGATTAATCCTCGTCGTCATCTTCCGGCGCGTTGATCTCGTATTTTTTCAACAGATTTCGCAGGTGCTTGCGGTCGATTTGAGCCTCGCGGGAAGCTCGGCTGACGTTGAAGTTGTTGCGGGTCAAGAGCTCGACCAGGTAGTCGCGCTCGAAGATCTCGACCACCTTCTGCTTGGCTTCCTTGAAGGGCAGGGAGGTGTCGATGGTCATCTTCTCGGTGGGCT
Coding sequences within it:
- a CDS encoding helix-turn-helix domain-containing protein, translated to GRFNRLPDGKLKVIRVEDDALKLLQRYQWPGNVRELANVIERVVSMADSDTISASNLSYVFQEMEQMVEPTEKMTIDTSLPFKEAKQKVVEIFERDYLVELLTRNNFNVSRASREAQIDRKHLRNLLKKYEINAPEDDDED